In one Streptomyces venezuelae genomic region, the following are encoded:
- a CDS encoding cytochrome P450, whose translation MRTDTPPLPLADVDLADNDRFTDRDLPWRMFDVLRREDPVHWQPEPPPNSGFWAVTRHADIVRVDRDPETFTSEMFTNLEEVDDDYIALRRSLLETDGLRHRAMRLILQKRFTPRAVATYETFLRGLTARTLDAALPKGTFDFVREVSADFPINVLARMLDVPEGDTQQLIDWGNRIIGNTDPDYADVLLESEESGQYRNLPFRSPASLEVFAYGRELAARRRGGSGDDLVTALVNSSPRDGVPLSATDFDNYFLLLVVAGNETTRHAISHSVLALIEHPEERERLVRDPSLIPNAVEECLRWASPVYHFRRTATRDVELGGKLIRAGDKVVMWFASGNRDEDVFPDPYRFDVTRENNDHVTFGKGSPHFCLGNSLARLEMRIMFEELLPRLADIRVAGEVRRVRSNFVNGIKELPVTVTLARSL comes from the coding sequence ATGCGCACGGACACCCCTCCCCTCCCTCTCGCCGACGTCGACCTCGCCGACAACGACCGGTTCACCGACCGCGACCTGCCCTGGCGGATGTTCGACGTGCTGCGCCGCGAGGACCCCGTCCACTGGCAGCCCGAGCCGCCGCCCAACTCCGGCTTCTGGGCGGTCACCCGGCATGCCGACATCGTGCGCGTCGACCGCGATCCGGAGACCTTCACCTCCGAGATGTTCACCAATCTGGAGGAGGTCGACGACGACTACATCGCGTTGCGCCGGTCACTCCTCGAAACCGACGGACTGCGGCACCGGGCGATGCGGCTCATCCTGCAGAAGCGGTTCACGCCGCGCGCCGTCGCGACGTACGAGACGTTCCTGCGGGGCCTGACCGCCCGTACCCTCGACGCCGCCCTGCCCAAAGGCACGTTCGACTTCGTGCGGGAGGTGTCCGCCGACTTCCCCATCAACGTGCTCGCCCGCATGCTCGACGTCCCGGAAGGCGACACGCAGCAGCTCATCGACTGGGGCAACCGCATCATCGGGAACACCGACCCGGACTACGCCGATGTGCTGCTGGAGAGCGAGGAGAGCGGGCAGTACCGCAATCTGCCCTTCAGGTCGCCCGCGTCTCTCGAAGTCTTCGCGTACGGGCGGGAGTTGGCCGCCCGGCGGCGGGGCGGCAGCGGGGACGACCTCGTGACGGCGCTCGTGAACAGCTCACCCAGGGACGGCGTGCCGCTCTCCGCCACCGACTTCGACAACTACTTCCTGCTGCTCGTCGTCGCAGGGAACGAGACCACCCGGCACGCCATCTCGCACTCCGTGCTCGCGCTCATCGAGCATCCGGAGGAGCGGGAGCGGCTCGTCCGCGACCCCTCGCTCATACCGAACGCCGTGGAGGAGTGCCTGCGCTGGGCCTCGCCCGTCTATCACTTCCGGCGGACGGCGACGCGCGACGTCGAGCTCGGCGGGAAGCTCATCAGGGCGGGCGACAAGGTCGTCATGTGGTTCGCCTCCGGCAACCGCGACGAGGACGTCTTCCCCGACCCGTACCGCTTCGACGTCACCCGCGAGAACAACGACCACGTCACCTTCGGCAAGGGCAGCCCGCACTTCTGCCTCGGCAACTCCCTGGCCCGCCTGGAGATGCGGATCATGTTCGAGGAGCTGCTGCCGAGGCTGGCGGACATCCGCGTGGCCGGTGAGGTGCGGCGGGTGCGGTCGAACTTCGTGAACGGGATCAAGGAACTTCCCGTGACGGTGACGCTCGCCCGGAGCCTGTGA
- a CDS encoding MFS transporter, with protein MPDELDHRHRMLVLAICCTSLLIVTLDNTVLNVALPTLQREFGTSVSGMQWTVDAYTLVLASLLMLAGSTADRIGRRKIFVAGLVIFTLGSALCSLAPSLELLVVFRMVQAVGGSMLNPVAMSIITNTFTDPRERARAIGVWGGVSGISLAAGPLVGGALVDSVGWRSIFLVNLPVGLAALVLTLRHVPESRAPKPRRADPVGQLLVIMLLGALTFAIIEAPRAGWTSPLILSAAGAAALGLVGLLRYEPRRAEPLIELRFFRSAPFSGATVIAVCAFAALSGFLFLSTLHLQDVLGLDALHAGLWMLPIAALALVCGPLSGRLVGGRGPRIPLLIAGVTMTVSGVLFAAFDAAASDGTRLIGYVLFGLGFGFVNAPITNTAVSGMPRAQAGVAAAIASTSRQVGTTLGVAVIGAVLASGVTSSSYAKEFTRASRPGWWIIAGCGLAVLVLGAVTSGRWARESARRTAERLEEPAEQEAQSDRS; from the coding sequence ATGCCCGACGAACTCGACCACCGCCACCGCATGCTCGTTCTCGCGATCTGCTGCACCAGCCTCCTGATCGTCACCCTCGACAACACGGTCCTGAACGTCGCGCTGCCCACCTTGCAGCGTGAGTTCGGCACGAGCGTCTCGGGCATGCAGTGGACGGTCGACGCGTACACGCTCGTCCTCGCCTCGCTCCTCATGCTCGCGGGGTCGACCGCCGACCGGATCGGTCGCCGCAAGATCTTCGTGGCGGGCCTGGTGATCTTCACGCTCGGTTCGGCGCTCTGCTCTCTCGCCCCCAGCCTCGAACTGCTCGTCGTCTTCCGCATGGTGCAGGCCGTCGGCGGCTCCATGCTCAATCCGGTCGCGATGTCGATCATCACCAACACGTTCACCGACCCGCGCGAACGGGCCCGCGCGATCGGCGTCTGGGGCGGAGTCTCGGGCATCTCCCTCGCGGCGGGCCCGCTGGTCGGCGGGGCCCTCGTGGACTCGGTCGGCTGGCGCTCGATCTTCCTGGTCAACCTGCCGGTGGGCCTCGCGGCGCTCGTCCTCACCCTGCGCCACGTCCCCGAGTCCCGCGCCCCGAAGCCGCGCCGCGCGGACCCGGTGGGGCAACTCCTCGTGATCATGCTGCTCGGCGCTCTGACGTTCGCGATCATCGAGGCGCCGCGAGCGGGCTGGACGTCCCCGCTGATCCTCTCCGCGGCGGGCGCCGCGGCGCTCGGCCTCGTCGGACTGCTGCGGTACGAGCCGCGCCGCGCCGAGCCCCTGATCGAGCTGCGCTTCTTCCGCTCGGCGCCGTTCAGCGGGGCGACGGTGATCGCGGTCTGCGCCTTCGCCGCGCTCAGCGGCTTCCTCTTCCTCTCGACGCTCCACCTCCAGGACGTACTCGGCCTCGACGCGCTGCACGCCGGCCTGTGGATGCTGCCGATCGCGGCGTTGGCCCTGGTCTGCGGCCCACTGTCGGGCCGCCTGGTGGGCGGCCGCGGACCACGGATCCCGCTGCTGATCGCGGGCGTGACGATGACGGTGTCGGGCGTCCTGTTCGCCGCGTTCGACGCGGCGGCGTCCGACGGTACGCGCCTGATCGGGTACGTCCTCTTCGGCCTGGGCTTCGGTTTCGTGAACGCGCCGATCACCAACACGGCGGTCTCCGGAATGCCGCGCGCCCAGGCGGGCGTGGCCGCGGCGATCGCCTCCACCAGCCGCCAGGTGGGCACGACGCTCGGCGTGGCGGTGATCGGCGCGGTACTGGCGTCGGGCGTGACGTCTTCCTCGTACGCGAAGGAGTTCACGCGGGCGAGCCGCCCCGGCTGGTGGATCATCGCGGGCTGCGGGCTCGCGGTGCTGGTGCTGGGGGCGGTGACGAGTGGGCGGTGGGCGCGGGAGTCGGCACGGAGGACGGCGGAGCGCCTGGAGGAGCCCGCGGAGCAGGAGGCGCAGAGCGACAGGTCATAG
- the dusB gene encoding tRNA dihydrouridine synthase DusB, which translates to MPSLPQPLSIGPHTVQPPVVLAPMAGITNAPFRTLCREFSGGKGLFVSEMITTRALVERNEKTMQLIHFDETEEPRSIQLYGVDPATVGKAVRMIAEEGLADHIDLNFGCPVPKVTRKGGGSALPYKRPLLRAILREAVSGAGDLPVTMKMRKGINDEHITFLDAGRIAVEEGVTAIALHGRTAAQHYGGTADWDAIARLKEHVPEIPVLGNGDIWSAADAVRMMNETGCDGVVVGRGCLGRPWLFGDLVAAFEGTGAPAAPTLREVSTVMLRHATLLGEWIGDEARGVIDFRKHVAWYLKGFAVGSEMRKRLAITSSLAELEDGLGELDLDQPWPTGADGPRGRTSGNNRVVLPDGWLKDPYDCAGISEEAELDTSGG; encoded by the coding sequence ATGCCGTCCCTGCCGCAGCCCCTGTCGATCGGCCCGCACACCGTGCAGCCGCCCGTCGTGCTCGCCCCCATGGCGGGCATCACCAACGCGCCGTTCCGGACGCTGTGCCGGGAGTTCAGCGGCGGCAAGGGCCTCTTCGTCAGCGAGATGATCACCACGCGCGCCCTGGTCGAGCGCAACGAGAAGACCATGCAGCTGATCCACTTCGACGAGACGGAGGAGCCCCGCTCGATCCAGCTGTACGGCGTCGACCCCGCGACCGTCGGCAAGGCCGTCCGCATGATCGCGGAGGAGGGCCTCGCCGACCACATCGACCTGAACTTCGGCTGCCCCGTCCCCAAGGTCACCCGCAAGGGCGGCGGCTCCGCGCTCCCGTACAAGCGGCCGCTGCTGCGCGCGATCCTCCGTGAGGCCGTCAGCGGCGCAGGGGACCTGCCCGTCACGATGAAGATGCGCAAGGGCATCAACGACGAGCACATCACCTTCCTGGACGCGGGCCGCATCGCGGTCGAGGAGGGCGTGACCGCCATCGCCCTGCACGGCAGGACGGCCGCCCAGCACTACGGCGGGACGGCCGACTGGGACGCCATCGCCCGCCTCAAGGAGCACGTCCCCGAGATCCCCGTGCTCGGCAACGGCGACATCTGGTCGGCGGCGGACGCGGTCCGCATGATGAACGAGACGGGCTGCGACGGCGTCGTCGTGGGCCGCGGCTGCCTCGGCCGCCCCTGGCTCTTCGGCGACCTGGTCGCCGCCTTCGAGGGCACGGGCGCACCCGCGGCGCCGACTCTGCGCGAGGTCTCCACCGTCATGCTGCGCCACGCGACGCTGCTCGGCGAGTGGATCGGCGACGAGGCGCGGGGCGTCATCGACTTCCGCAAGCACGTGGCCTGGTACCTGAAGGGCTTCGCGGTCGGCTCGGAGATGCGCAAGCGTCTCGCGATCACCTCCTCGCTCGCCGAACTGGAGGACGGCCTCGGCGAGCTGGACCTCGACCAGCCGTGGCCGACCGGCGCGGACGGCCCGCGCGGCCGCACCTCCGGCAACAACCGCGTGGTCCTGCCGGACGGCTGGCTCAAGGACCCGTACGACTGCGCGGGCATCAGCGAGGAAGCGGAGCTGGACACGTCGGGCGGCTGA
- a CDS encoding aldo/keto reductase, producing MRTLTLGNTGPQTSALGLGCMGMSALYGEADRTESIATIHAALEAGVTLLDTGDFYAMGHNEMLIGEALRSAPAARREQALTSVKFGALRDPDGGWSGYDGRPSAVRNFAAYSLQRLGVDHIDVYRIARIDPDVPVEETVGAIAELVEKGYVRHIGLSEVGAGTIRRAAATAPISDLQIEYSLISRGIEAEILPTVAELGIGVTAYGVLSRGLISGHFTRDRKLAANDFRSMSPRFQGENLDRNLDLVEALRKIADQKGVSVAQTAIAWVLAQGTPHGASIVPLVGARTRTRLDEALGALDVTLDAADLAAIEAAVPAGAAAGARYPEAQMAHLDSEH from the coding sequence ATGCGCACTCTCACTCTCGGAAACACCGGACCCCAGACCTCCGCCCTCGGCCTCGGCTGCATGGGCATGTCCGCGCTCTACGGAGAGGCGGACCGCACGGAGTCGATCGCGACGATCCACGCCGCCCTCGAGGCGGGCGTCACGCTCCTCGACACCGGCGACTTCTACGCCATGGGGCACAACGAAATGCTGATCGGCGAAGCCCTGCGCTCCGCCCCGGCGGCCCGCCGCGAGCAGGCGCTGACCAGCGTGAAGTTCGGCGCGCTCCGCGACCCGGACGGCGGCTGGTCGGGCTACGACGGCCGCCCGTCCGCCGTCAGGAACTTCGCCGCCTACTCCCTCCAGCGCCTCGGCGTCGACCACATCGACGTCTACCGCATCGCCCGCATCGACCCCGACGTACCGGTCGAGGAGACGGTGGGCGCCATCGCCGAACTGGTCGAGAAGGGGTACGTGCGGCACATCGGCCTCTCCGAGGTCGGCGCGGGCACGATCCGCCGGGCGGCGGCCACGGCCCCGATCTCCGACCTCCAGATCGAGTACTCCCTCATCTCGCGCGGCATCGAGGCGGAGATCCTGCCCACGGTCGCGGAGCTCGGCATCGGCGTGACGGCGTACGGCGTGCTGTCCCGCGGCCTGATCTCCGGCCACTTCACCCGCGACCGCAAGCTGGCCGCGAACGACTTCCGCTCGATGAGCCCCCGCTTCCAGGGCGAGAACCTCGACCGCAACCTCGACCTGGTCGAGGCGCTGCGGAAGATCGCCGACCAGAAGGGCGTGAGCGTCGCGCAGACCGCGATCGCCTGGGTGCTCGCGCAGGGCACCCCGCACGGCGCGTCGATCGTGCCGCTGGTGGGCGCCCGTACGCGCACCCGCCTCGACGAGGCACTCGGCGCCCTGGACGTGACGCTCGACGCCGCCGACCTGGCCGCGATCGAGGCGGCGGTCCCGGCGGGCGCGGCGGCGGGCGCCCGCTACCCCGAGGCGCAGATGGCACACCTCGACAGCGAGCACTGA